Proteins encoded by one window of Mercenaria mercenaria strain notata chromosome 4, MADL_Memer_1, whole genome shotgun sequence:
- the LOC123553416 gene encoding uncharacterized protein LOC123553416 yields MTVYMARSTSSVWGSATSHVHDLSRRFKFETLSEPGSRVSLEITSKSGQAAQITGSRDVVCKTPAEYKANKLNRNEQTKLENVTFRVVKEKEITRRKFTQSERMLRAKSAKIAERIQSLESSSYIADRPMSYAYEKRPPSEHFSKRAKSPSAARTSAKTNMKSNDGQCKVCELIQRVIQMYEKEGKRTGILEEYSDHSTCLFSDVQMRTFVHMLEAKYFSEIPDVNSKLRESGILSRFDRPRNGPKLSREEINNNIAKKNVEMRIQQFCKEVDHYKKSHAGVRIPKEVQDNAEKIRLENAVLFLRQTPAKHEQIRREVEEILGL; encoded by the coding sequence atgactGTTTATATGGCTAGAAGTACATCTAGTGTTTGGGGAAGCGCTACATCGCACGTGCACGACTTAAGCAGacgttttaaatttgaaacactTTCAGAACCAGGATCGCGCGTATCTTTGGAGATCACCTCGAAGTCCGGACAAGCTGCGCAAATAACCGGAAGTCGGGATGTCGTCTGCAAAACACCTGCTGAATATAAAGCAAATAAGCTGAACAGAAATGAGCAGACGAAACTGGAAAATGTAACGTTTCGTGtagtgaaagaaaaagaaataactcGAAGGAAATTTACACAAAGTGAAAGGATGTTGAGGGCAAAAAGTGCAAAAATTGCTGAGCGGATTCAAAGCTTGGAGTCATCATCTTACATTGCTGATAGGCCAATGTCTTATGCCTATGAAAAACGCCCTCCTAGTGAACACTTTTCAAAACGGGCAAAATCGCCATCTGCAGCAAGGACGTCTgctaaaacaaacatgaaaagtAATGATGGTCAGTGTAAAGTGTGCGAGCTAATTCAACGTGTTATTCAGATGTATGAAAAGGAAGGCAAACGCACAGGTATTTTAGAGGAATATAGCGACCATTCAACGTGTTTATTTTCAGACGTTCAGATGAGAACTTTTGTGCACATGTTGGAAGCCAAGTACTTCAGTGAAATTCCGGACGTAAATAGTAAGTTACGAGAAAGCGGTATTTTGTCACGTTTTGATCGTCCTAGAAACGGACCAAAGTTATCAAgagaagaaataaataataacattgctaagaaaaatgttgaaatgCGTATACAACAATTCTGTAAGGAAGTGGATCATTATAAGAAATCACATGCTGGTGTAAGAATACCGAAGGAAGTTCAGGACAACGCGGAGAAAATAAGACTCGAAAATGCTGTCTTGTTTTTGAGACAAACTCCAGCAAAACATGAACAGATAAGGAGAGAAGTTGAGGAAATACTAGGTCTCTGA
- the LOC123552906 gene encoding uncharacterized protein LOC123552906, producing MVLFSLTFVRHGETLYNRRNIIQGQSDIPLSSLGEKQAQLVAERLQNERFTHIFSSDLSRAHETAKAISDCNRVCRCDITLDRRLRERRFGSAEGKTSKELLLSAKKAKRRYTDYTPPGAESVAQVQERAQLFFKDLCKICMSLSECNDLMYTPAKIKRRHGGSLGRNSRHSKRLQINGRSQSFCGSGNVQNFINEINWTSDFDDDDENENNFNENFCKHSDFASMQASESSEFTAKVIEDYQYRECFPSSSEDSNLSGSDLKSNGSSKSDGLSNSETDDSSLSSSSSFNQTGTESDSTLPENITHTVQSIDCEIQTEPLYHRRTFQSPSPKKRVAKDLISSTDSCLCPNISLSPSTHRLSSISSISSGRNSSFDDIDALPTTLADILVVSHGGFIKETMKYFVDTLGCSVPGVKGHALKVCPNCSISKFTITLDEDTFKPSLTCVTIHDKDHLAGLEVPDAKGIY from the exons ATGGTGCTATTTTCGCTGACGTTTGTTAGACA TGGAGAAACATTATATAACAGAAGGAACATAATTCAAG GACAAAGTGACATACCATTGTCTTCTCTGGGAGAGAAACAGGCACAGCTGGTTGCAGAGCGGCTTCAGAATGAAAGATTTACACACATATTCTCGAGTGATCTCTCCAGAGCACATGAGACAGCCAAAGCAATCTCTGATTGTAACAGAGTTTGTAGATGTGACATAACGCTAGATAGAAGGCTTCGTGAAAGG aggttTGGATCAGCTGAGGGCAAGACCTCTAAGGAGTTACTTTTGTCTGCTAAGAAAGCAAAGAGACGTTACACTGACTACACTCCTCCTGGAGCAGAATCTGTTGCACAG GTGCAAGAGAGAGCACAGTTGTTTTTCAAAGATCTATGTAAGATTTGCATGAGTTTGTCGGAATGCAATGACTTGATGTATACACCGGCAAAAATAAAGCGTCGTCATGGAGGCAGTCTAGGGAGAAACAGTCGGCATAGCAAACGTCTACAAATAAATGGCCGAAGTCAGTCATTTTGTGGCTCTggaaatgttcaaaatttcataaatgagATAAATTGGACATCTGactttgatgatgatgatgaaaatgagaATAATTTCAACGAGAATTTTTGCAAACACAGTGATTTCGCATCTATGCAAGCTAGTGAAAGCTCAGAGTTTACAGCAAAAGTTATTGAAGATTATCAATATCGTGAATGTTTCCCAAGTAGTTCGGAAGACTCTAATTTAAGTGGCAGTGATCTCAAATCAAATGGCAGTTCCAAATCAGATGGTTTAAGTAATTCAGAGACAGATGACTCGTCATTATCATCGTCATCTTCGTTCAATcaaactggtacagaatctgaCAGTACATTACCTGAAAATATTACACATACTGTGCAAAGTATCGATTGTGAAATCCAGACTGAACCGCTTTATCACCGGCGTACATTTCAATCACCAAGTCCAAAGAAACGTGTTGCAAAGGACTTGATAAGTAGTACAGACTCTTGTCTCTGTCCGAACATTTCGCTGTCGCCCTCTACACACCGTCTCTCAAGTATATCTAGCATTAGCTCAGGAAGAAATAGCAGTTTCGACGACATTGATGCACTGCCAACAACATTAGCAGATATACTAGTAGTTAGTCATGGTGGTTTTATCAAAGAGACGATGAAATATTTCGTTGATACTTTGGGTTGCAGTGTACCTGGCGTGAAGGGACATGCACTTAAAGTTTGTCCAAATTGTAGCATATCTAAGTTTACAATCACTTTGGATGAAGATACTTTCAAACCATCATTGACTTGTGTAACAATTCATGATAAAGATCATCTTGCAGGCTTAGAGGTACCTGATGCAAAGGGAATATACTGA